A DNA window from Buttiauxella agrestis contains the following coding sequences:
- a CDS encoding LysR family transcriptional regulator — MDNQLDMKVLRAIHILSTSGSVTKAAEILQVTPGAVSYLINKARKSTGSALFFRTRSGMKPNTLALELSQRYQSINQDYNVDGSAFSPGGRAIVLSTPSILELLLTITLLNNENEQTQLAFCRPSDTDSERLARLRNKEIDIDIGSRLPVDNSIIQLKLFSCDVGILVRKGHTTITPPFTLDDWHQNRHAIWSRGMHFISDDIAQTQHFRALFEKQDIAFVASSSLNLITLCAFSNLVILVPTTIGKKTLNILPVQLLDAPPELQMRYEGYLHYHHSFSSDHYFQQLLIRLQTFLQS; from the coding sequence ATGGATAATCAACTCGATATGAAAGTTCTTAGAGCCATTCATATCCTTAGCACCTCGGGAAGTGTGACTAAAGCGGCTGAAATCCTGCAAGTCACGCCCGGCGCCGTGAGTTATTTGATTAATAAGGCCAGAAAAAGCACCGGTTCTGCCCTGTTTTTCCGAACCCGTAGCGGGATGAAGCCCAATACACTGGCACTCGAACTCAGTCAGCGCTATCAAAGCATCAACCAGGACTACAATGTGGATGGTTCAGCTTTTTCGCCTGGCGGCCGCGCAATTGTGTTAAGCACCCCTTCAATACTGGAGCTTTTGCTGACGATTACGCTGCTGAATAACGAAAATGAACAGACCCAACTGGCCTTTTGCAGACCGTCAGATACCGATTCAGAACGCCTGGCCCGCCTGCGCAATAAAGAAATTGATATTGATATTGGCTCACGTCTGCCCGTAGACAACTCGATTATTCAACTCAAACTCTTCTCCTGTGACGTTGGCATTCTGGTCAGAAAGGGGCATACCACGATTACCCCCCCCTTCACTCTTGATGACTGGCATCAAAATCGCCATGCCATATGGTCTCGCGGGATGCACTTTATTAGTGATGATATTGCACAAACCCAGCATTTCCGGGCATTGTTTGAAAAGCAGGATATTGCCTTTGTGGCAAGCAGCTCACTAAATCTGATTACACTTTGCGCCTTCAGCAATTTGGTTATATTAGTCCCCACCACTATTGGGAAAAAGACGCTCAATATTCTTCCCGTTCAGTTACTCGACGCCCCACCAGAACTGCAAATGCGCTATGAAGGTTATCTTCATTATCACCATTCATTTTCCAGCGATCATTATTTCCAGCAGCTTTTAATCAGATTGCAAACATTCCTACAAAGTTAG
- a CDS encoding LysR family transcriptional regulator, whose translation MQSKIDLKLLKIINVLVVSGSVTKAAQLLNLSPGAVSYSLKKLRSLTGEHLFIRTKAGMKPDATALELSQRYQKFCSLAHENNADTIEVSREKLTVMTFSPMEMLLAESIFNLPTDSSLYRYVFLPYTASIDERADKLKNGIVDVDIGGKLPADKLISKVKILSCDVVALSGVQNKALPTQLSVDDLYRARHAIWNVMIDYYCHSIRNAQKVGKYIQSRDVGLISSSIINMVTFCAHSDSIMLIPEMFVPMLAKKFPVQCHKLPAEFDMKYDCYMHFNTQITEDEQAMKFVDNVISNVRDLCLSP comes from the coding sequence ATGCAGAGCAAAATCGACCTAAAATTATTAAAGATAATTAATGTGCTAGTGGTGAGTGGGAGCGTGACTAAAGCTGCACAGTTGCTCAATTTAAGCCCTGGAGCCGTCAGCTACTCACTAAAAAAACTCAGAAGCCTCACCGGGGAACATCTGTTTATCAGAACCAAAGCGGGCATGAAACCTGATGCCACCGCTCTTGAACTCAGCCAGCGCTACCAAAAATTTTGCTCATTAGCGCATGAGAATAACGCTGACACTATTGAGGTAAGCCGAGAAAAACTGACCGTGATGACATTTTCTCCGATGGAAATGTTACTGGCAGAGTCCATATTTAATTTACCCACGGATTCATCGTTGTATCGCTATGTGTTTTTACCCTACACCGCGAGTATTGATGAAAGAGCGGACAAGCTAAAAAACGGTATTGTCGATGTGGATATTGGCGGGAAACTCCCGGCCGATAAGCTTATTAGCAAAGTTAAGATCTTATCGTGTGATGTAGTGGCGCTATCAGGGGTGCAAAATAAAGCTTTGCCAACACAATTGTCGGTGGATGATCTATACCGCGCCAGACATGCGATATGGAATGTGATGATTGACTATTATTGTCACAGCATACGAAACGCGCAAAAGGTCGGTAAATACATTCAGAGTAGAGATGTCGGGCTGATTTCCAGCAGCATTATTAATATGGTGACATTCTGTGCGCACAGTGACTCAATTATGCTTATCCCCGAAATGTTTGTGCCAATGCTCGCCAAAAAATTCCCGGTGCAATGTCATAAACTACCCGCTGAATTCGATATGAAATATGACTGCTACATGCATTTTAATACTCAAATCACTGAAGATGAGCAGGCGATGAAATTTGTCGATAACGTCATAAGCAACGTAAGAGATCTGTGTTTGAGTCCGTGA
- a CDS encoding LysR family transcriptional regulator yields MKEISLKKLKVVNTLIECGSAAKAAKVLGISPSAISYTLKQLTAHLGVSPFIRKNNGLKPNEHALALQEKYHEIGALNTTRKKFIISTYSLIEFYLADYINSMIDGTLLHFITMDTSENERLRKLQHREVDIDIGGRLPKDVSIVSKRYLYSKMCIMASDNHPTINETFTLDDWQKNKHLRWQRDSGSISSMVNNMNFHTPLFREREISWESPNLLTLAYLCSSSDNIIMIPEVFVESLKGMFPLKSFRSPEALDMKFECYIHYHRALESKVNSLDLHNIFDPKPR; encoded by the coding sequence ATGAAAGAGATTAGCTTAAAAAAATTAAAAGTTGTTAATACTCTGATTGAGTGTGGTAGTGCGGCGAAAGCGGCAAAAGTGCTGGGGATATCGCCTTCAGCGATCAGTTACACCTTAAAGCAGCTTACGGCTCATCTTGGTGTGAGTCCATTTATCAGAAAAAACAATGGATTAAAACCTAATGAACATGCTCTTGCTTTGCAGGAAAAATATCACGAGATAGGGGCGTTAAATACCACACGCAAAAAATTTATTATTTCCACTTATTCGTTAATTGAGTTTTATCTTGCTGACTATATCAATTCAATGATTGATGGCACCTTGCTGCACTTTATCACCATGGATACCAGCGAAAATGAACGATTGCGCAAGCTACAACACAGAGAAGTGGACATTGATATCGGCGGAAGATTACCAAAAGATGTATCGATAGTCTCAAAGCGATATCTGTATTCTAAAATGTGTATTATGGCCAGCGATAACCATCCAACCATAAATGAGACGTTCACGCTGGATGACTGGCAAAAGAACAAACACCTGCGTTGGCAGCGAGATTCAGGCAGCATCTCCAGCATGGTCAACAACATGAATTTCCACACGCCTTTATTCCGCGAGCGGGAAATTTCATGGGAAAGCCCGAACCTGCTCACACTGGCTTATTTATGCTCCAGTAGCGATAACATTATTATGATCCCTGAAGTGTTTGTTGAATCGCTCAAAGGGATGTTTCCGTTGAAATCATTCCGATCGCCGGAAGCGTTAGACATGAAATTTGAGTGTTATATTCATTATCATCGTGCTTTAGAAAGCAAAGTTAATTCACTAGACCTGCATAATATTTTTGATCCGAAGCCAAGATAA
- a CDS encoding DUF883 family protein, whose product MFDKATDKINEAAGTARELYGKHAHNPDDQFKGAARKYASQASYAVRDATDNVRDQVSTNPIAGLAIAAAVGVVFGFLLGRK is encoded by the coding sequence ATGTTTGATAAAGCCACAGACAAAATCAACGAAGCAGCAGGCACAGCGCGAGAATTGTACGGTAAGCATGCGCATAACCCGGATGACCAGTTTAAAGGCGCGGCACGTAAATATGCTTCTCAGGCCAGTTACGCGGTAAGAGATGCGACCGATAACGTACGTGACCAGGTTTCAACCAACCCTATCGCCGGTTTAGCCATTGCCGCCGCTGTGGGCGTGGTGTTTGGTTTCCTGTTGGGCCGGAAATAA
- the paoC gene encoding aldehyde oxidoreductase molybdenum-binding subunit PaoC gives MKFENPAKENPIDQLNVVGKPLDRIDGPLKTTGTAHYAYEWHDEQPDAAYGYVVGAAIAKGHIQSIDLSAAEKAPGVITIVTAANAGPLGKGEKNPAKLLGGPEIDHYHQAIAVVVAQTFEQARAAAELISVDYHRERGRYDLACEKPSVSTPPEDEPDKSVGDFASAFAAAAVQLDATYTTPDQSHMAMEPHASMAAWNGDKLTVWTSNQMVDWCRSDLSLTLKLPKENVRVISPYIGGGFGGKLFVRSDALLAALGARAAKRPVKIALQRSLIPNNTTHRPATIQHIQIGTDNTGRISAISHESWSGNVAGGPPETAVQQSELLYAGAHRHTGLRLAELDLPEGNAMRAPGEAPGLMALEIAIDEMAEKAGVDPIEFRVINDTQVDPANPERFFSRRQLVECLRTGAEHFGWQHRNPKPAQVRDGRWLVGIGVAAGFRNNMVMKSGARIHLDAQGIITVETDMTDIGTGSYTIIAQTAAEMLGVPLESVMVRLGDSDFPVSAGSGGQWGANSSTAGVYAACVKLREAIANTLGFDANTAVFADGQITFGARTAQLSDAACGGKLSVEDSIEFGDLEKTFQQSTFAGHFVEVGVDVATGETRVRRMLAVCAAGRILNPKTARSQVIGAMTMGVGAALMEELAVDTRLGYFVNHDLAAYEVPVHADIPAQEVIFLDDTDPVSSPMKAKGVGELGLCGVSAAIANAVYNATGVRVRNYPITLDKLLKHLPEPS, from the coding sequence ATGAAATTTGAAAATCCTGCCAAAGAGAACCCTATCGACCAGCTTAACGTGGTCGGTAAGCCGCTCGACCGTATCGACGGCCCGTTGAAAACCACCGGCACCGCGCATTATGCCTACGAGTGGCATGACGAACAGCCCGATGCGGCGTATGGCTATGTAGTTGGCGCGGCGATTGCCAAAGGCCACATTCAATCGATTGATCTTTCTGCCGCCGAAAAAGCCCCAGGCGTCATTACGATTGTCACCGCCGCAAACGCCGGGCCTTTGGGTAAAGGCGAGAAAAACCCGGCCAAACTGCTCGGTGGCCCGGAAATTGACCATTACCATCAGGCCATTGCCGTCGTAGTCGCACAAACTTTCGAGCAGGCGCGTGCGGCAGCCGAACTTATTAGCGTGGATTACCATCGCGAGCGCGGTCGTTACGATTTAGCCTGTGAAAAGCCGTCTGTTTCCACGCCACCCGAAGATGAACCGGACAAATCCGTCGGTGATTTTGCCAGTGCCTTTGCCGCTGCCGCCGTACAGCTCGATGCCACCTACACCACGCCGGATCAAAGCCATATGGCGATGGAACCTCATGCCTCAATGGCTGCGTGGAATGGCGATAAACTCACGGTCTGGACCTCTAATCAGATGGTTGACTGGTGTCGCAGCGATTTGAGCCTGACGCTGAAACTGCCGAAGGAAAATGTCCGGGTGATATCGCCATATATCGGCGGTGGCTTTGGCGGCAAGCTATTCGTGCGTAGCGATGCGCTGCTGGCGGCACTCGGCGCTCGCGCGGCTAAACGTCCGGTTAAAATCGCGCTGCAAAGGTCGCTTATCCCTAACAACACCACGCACCGCCCGGCCACCATCCAGCATATTCAAATCGGCACCGATAACACCGGGCGCATTAGCGCCATCTCGCACGAAAGCTGGTCAGGTAATGTTGCGGGTGGCCCGCCGGAAACCGCCGTCCAGCAAAGCGAATTGCTTTATGCGGGAGCCCATCGCCACACCGGATTACGGCTGGCGGAACTCGATTTACCCGAAGGCAACGCCATGCGCGCGCCCGGAGAAGCGCCTGGATTAATGGCGCTGGAAATCGCTATCGACGAAATGGCCGAAAAAGCTGGCGTGGACCCCATCGAATTTCGTGTGATCAACGACACCCAGGTGGACCCTGCAAATCCTGAGCGCTTTTTCTCGCGCCGCCAGTTAGTGGAATGTCTGCGGACCGGGGCTGAACATTTTGGCTGGCAGCACCGCAACCCCAAACCGGCGCAAGTGCGTGACGGGCGCTGGCTGGTCGGTATCGGTGTGGCGGCAGGTTTTCGCAATAACATGGTGATGAAATCCGGTGCACGGATTCACCTTGATGCGCAAGGCATCATCACCGTTGAAACGGATATGACGGATATCGGGACGGGCAGTTACACCATCATCGCCCAGACGGCAGCAGAAATGCTGGGCGTGCCGCTGGAAAGCGTCATGGTGCGCCTGGGGGATTCTGATTTCCCGGTGTCTGCGGGTTCAGGCGGGCAATGGGGAGCGAACAGTTCGACGGCGGGGGTCTATGCCGCCTGCGTGAAATTACGTGAGGCCATCGCCAACACGCTTGGGTTTGACGCGAACACGGCGGTGTTTGCCGACGGGCAAATCACATTCGGCGCCCGTACCGCTCAACTTAGCGATGCGGCCTGCGGGGGAAAACTGAGTGTCGAAGACAGTATTGAATTTGGCGACCTGGAAAAGACATTCCAGCAATCCACCTTCGCGGGGCATTTTGTCGAAGTCGGCGTCGACGTTGCCACGGGCGAAACCCGTGTGCGCCGTATGCTGGCTGTCTGCGCGGCGGGCCGGATCCTCAACCCTAAAACGGCACGCAGCCAGGTGATCGGCGCGATGACCATGGGCGTGGGGGCCGCGTTAATGGAAGAGTTAGCCGTCGATACGCGCCTGGGGTATTTCGTTAATCACGACCTTGCGGCATACGAAGTCCCGGTTCACGCCGATATCCCCGCCCAGGAGGTGATTTTCCTCGATGACACCGACCCGGTTTCATCCCCGATGAAAGCCAAAGGCGTGGGGGAATTGGGGCTATGCGGGGTGAGTGCGGCTATCGCCAATGCGGTCTATAACGCCACGGGCGTGCGGGTGCGCAACTACCCCATTACGCTGGATAAATTGCTCAAACACTTGCCCGAACCGAGTTGA
- a CDS encoding FAD binding domain-containing protein, protein MKAFTYERVKTPAEAATRAEKKPGAKFIAGGTNLLDLMKLEIETPTHLIDVNGLALDKIEPTPEGGLRIGALVRNTDLAADVRVRRDYAVLSRALLAGASGQLRNQATTAGNLLQRTRCPYFYDTHQPCNKRLPGSGCAALNGFSRQHAVVGGSQSCIATHPSDMAVAMRLLDAVIETVNPDGCERKIPVADFWRAPGNTPHQETVLNAGELITAVTLPAPLGGTHIYRKVRDRASYAFALVSVAAVVQKDGSGRVALGGVAHKPWRLEEADAQLPNGSQSVYERLFASAHPTPENEFKLLLAKRTLASVLTEARG, encoded by the coding sequence ATGAAGGCTTTTACTTATGAACGCGTGAAAACCCCCGCTGAGGCCGCCACCCGCGCTGAGAAAAAACCCGGTGCTAAATTTATTGCTGGCGGCACCAACCTACTGGATTTAATGAAGCTTGAGATTGAAACGCCCACGCATCTGATTGATGTCAACGGCCTCGCGCTGGATAAAATTGAGCCGACGCCCGAGGGTGGGCTGCGGATTGGCGCCCTGGTGCGTAACACCGATCTTGCCGCAGACGTGCGGGTGCGGCGGGATTACGCGGTGCTTTCCAGAGCGCTACTTGCAGGCGCATCGGGCCAGCTTCGCAACCAGGCGACCACCGCCGGGAATTTGCTTCAGCGCACGCGCTGCCCCTACTTTTATGATACCCATCAACCCTGCAACAAGCGGCTTCCCGGCAGCGGTTGCGCGGCACTTAACGGTTTCAGCCGTCAGCATGCCGTGGTGGGCGGCAGTCAAAGCTGCATCGCCACCCATCCGAGCGATATGGCGGTGGCAATGCGCCTACTGGATGCCGTTATTGAAACCGTGAATCCCGATGGCTGCGAGCGCAAAATCCCGGTTGCGGATTTCTGGCGCGCGCCGGGCAACACGCCCCATCAAGAAACCGTGTTAAATGCGGGAGAACTAATCACCGCCGTCACCCTCCCGGCACCGCTCGGCGGCACCCATATTTATCGTAAAGTCCGTGACCGCGCGTCATACGCTTTTGCCCTGGTTTCCGTCGCCGCGGTTGTGCAAAAAGATGGTTCGGGCCGCGTGGCGCTGGGTGGAGTGGCACACAAACCCTGGCGGCTTGAAGAAGCGGACGCGCAACTGCCCAACGGCAGCCAAAGCGTCTACGAGCGGTTATTCGCAAGCGCCCATCCGACGCCCGAAAACGAATTCAAGTTGCTGCTGGCGAAGCGCACGCTCGCCTCGGTACTGACGGAAGCGAGGGGATAA
- the paoA gene encoding aldehyde dehydrogenase iron-sulfur subunit PaoA, with translation MSNPEMANVTLKINGETRRLEVDTRTTLLDALRENLHLTGTKKGCDHGQCGACTVLADGRRINACLTLAVMQEGADITTIEGLGTPDNLHPMQAAFIKHDGYQCGYCTPGQICSSLAVLSEIEQGIPSHVTLDLVSAPQATSDEIRERMSGNICRCGAYANILAAIEDVAGGQKS, from the coding sequence ATGAGCAACCCTGAAATGGCAAACGTAACCCTAAAAATCAACGGCGAAACCCGGCGGCTGGAGGTTGATACGCGCACCACTTTGCTGGATGCACTGCGCGAAAACCTGCATCTTACCGGCACCAAAAAAGGCTGTGACCACGGCCAGTGCGGCGCATGTACGGTACTGGCGGACGGGCGTCGGATAAACGCTTGCCTGACCCTTGCGGTGATGCAGGAAGGTGCAGACATCACCACCATCGAAGGATTAGGCACGCCGGATAATCTGCACCCGATGCAGGCCGCGTTCATCAAACATGATGGCTACCAGTGCGGTTACTGCACGCCAGGGCAAATTTGCTCCTCGCTGGCGGTTCTCAGCGAAATCGAGCAGGGAATTCCCAGCCACGTGACCCTCGATTTAGTCTCAGCGCCGCAGGCCACCAGCGACGAAATACGCGAACGGATGAGCGGGAATATCTGCCGCTGCGGCGCTTATGCCAACATTCTTGCCGCCATCGAAGATGTGGCCGGAGGGCAGAAATCATGA
- a CDS encoding YncE family protein — protein sequence MKIKFSAVALFLTVALSGCATQQTSQTTPPATQKAVVTDTTQRDLAAGLYEMALGPKGDVLYVASAEGFKDVQGGVIYKLDATTLKTVGSSHTDLKNFGMALSPDGQIVYVTNSLDGGLSAVSTVDGKVKSRILFSERNKEGFPYGAREVLLHNGLLYIGAVADPAQIWVVDAETLKLKTRIKNTGKWMTGLHYSQTTDRIYAANGSGEILVINPKTNRVEKRWKPLGDKPALLLNMAEDSATGRLFVTDNSKAKTTLVLNIRTREVIKQLAVGDSLAVKFNAKRNEIYITQRESGKLLSLDGTTYAVKKSWDLKPNPNSLLLSDDGQILYVTVKQAFNKDHSTNGPDSIVRIDLKK from the coding sequence ATGAAAATAAAATTCTCCGCCGTTGCACTGTTTTTGACAGTGGCACTGAGCGGTTGCGCAACTCAGCAAACCTCGCAAACCACGCCTCCCGCCACGCAAAAAGCCGTCGTCACCGATACCACTCAGCGCGATTTAGCCGCCGGACTTTACGAAATGGCGCTCGGCCCGAAGGGCGACGTGCTGTATGTCGCCAGCGCGGAAGGATTTAAAGATGTGCAGGGTGGGGTGATTTACAAGCTGGATGCCACTACGCTGAAAACCGTTGGTTCGAGCCACACTGACCTGAAAAACTTCGGGATGGCTCTCTCCCCGGATGGGCAGATTGTGTATGTGACTAACTCTCTGGATGGCGGCCTGAGTGCGGTGAGCACCGTAGATGGCAAAGTGAAATCACGTATTTTATTTAGCGAGCGCAACAAAGAGGGCTTCCCTTACGGTGCTCGTGAAGTGTTGCTGCATAACGGCTTGCTTTACATCGGTGCGGTTGCTGACCCGGCGCAAATCTGGGTGGTGGATGCCGAAACTCTGAAGCTTAAAACGCGCATCAAAAATACCGGCAAATGGATGACCGGCCTGCATTATTCCCAAACCACCGATCGCATTTACGCCGCCAATGGCAGCGGTGAGATTCTGGTCATTAACCCGAAAACAAACCGCGTCGAAAAACGCTGGAAACCGCTGGGCGATAAACCGGCGTTGCTGCTCAATATGGCAGAAGACAGCGCGACGGGGCGTCTGTTTGTCACGGATAACTCGAAAGCGAAAACCACGCTGGTGCTGAATATCCGTACCAGAGAGGTGATTAAGCAGCTGGCGGTGGGCGATTCGCTGGCGGTGAAATTCAACGCCAAACGCAATGAGATTTACATCACTCAGCGCGAGTCCGGCAAGCTACTGAGCCTCGATGGAACCACTTATGCGGTGAAGAAATCGTGGGATTTAAAGCCCAACCCAAACAGCCTGCTGCTCTCTGACGACGGGCAAATTTTGTATGTCACCGTCAAGCAAGCCTTTAACAAAGATCATTCCACGAATGGCCCGGACAGCATCGTGAGAATCGACCTCAAAAAATAA
- a CDS encoding TonB-dependent receptor — protein sequence MHNTLGKTRLLRKSLIAMAMGAITQTTHAASNDASTQQNQEESIVVQGNADSAFKPGGNELVPAYMDGQIAHGGRLGMLGEQKAMDVPFNVIGYTAKLVQDQQAKTIGDVVSNDAGVQAVQGYGNFSETYRIRGFKLDGDDMTMGGLSGVVPRQVMDTQMLERVEVFKGANALLNGAAGSGVGGMINLEPKRAEALPTTQIGVDYTSDSQVGGSLDVGRRFGDNEQFGARVNLVHREGEAAVDDDKRRTTLASIGLDYKTDRSRSSLDFGYQKKTFHGGTMGINISGVDFIPDVPGSTKNYSQKWGYSDIENEFGMAKTEFDLTDSWTTYAALGAQHAHETGTYSAPKLLNENGDATVGRLDTNRIIDAFSGMAGMRGDFDTGAISHKVNVGYSAQIKRDATAWRMSAKNPTTNIYDNHAVPEPTNAYFGGDYFDPLTTARNRTQGWLLSDTFGFLDDSVLFTAAARHQKVVVRNYSNKTGLEDTSARYTQSRWMPTFGLVYKPWNEISLYANHTEALQPGSNAPKGAANYGQSTGIAHSKQDEAGVKIDYERVGGSLALFEIKKPSAVLNASNYYALDGEQRNRGVELNVFGEPMLGLRLNGSTMWLDPEQTHTAGGKTDGKDAIGVSRFYMVVGAEYDIKPVDGLTATAKVNHTGSQYADAANTKKLDSYTTLDLGVRYRMNLNADRNEMVVRAGVDNVTNEKYWSGVEDLGTYIFQGEPRTLKVSMTYDF from the coding sequence ATGCACAACACCCTGGGTAAAACCCGTTTATTACGTAAGTCTCTGATTGCGATGGCAATGGGAGCGATCACTCAAACCACTCACGCAGCCAGCAACGACGCGTCCACACAGCAGAATCAAGAGGAGTCGATTGTCGTGCAGGGCAATGCCGATAGCGCATTTAAACCCGGCGGCAACGAACTGGTTCCAGCATACATGGACGGGCAAATCGCACACGGCGGGCGTTTGGGCATGTTAGGCGAACAAAAAGCGATGGACGTCCCGTTCAACGTGATCGGCTATACCGCCAAACTGGTTCAGGACCAGCAGGCTAAAACCATTGGCGATGTTGTCAGCAATGATGCGGGCGTGCAGGCGGTGCAGGGTTACGGCAACTTCTCCGAAACCTATCGTATTCGTGGCTTCAAACTCGATGGCGACGATATGACGATGGGTGGCCTGTCGGGCGTGGTACCGCGCCAGGTGATGGACACGCAAATGCTCGAACGTGTCGAAGTTTTTAAAGGCGCGAATGCTTTACTCAATGGCGCGGCGGGCAGCGGCGTTGGCGGCATGATTAACCTCGAGCCAAAACGTGCCGAGGCGTTACCGACCACCCAGATTGGCGTCGATTACACATCAGATTCCCAGGTAGGCGGTTCGCTGGATGTCGGACGCCGTTTCGGCGATAACGAACAGTTTGGTGCGCGAGTGAATCTGGTGCACCGCGAAGGGGAAGCGGCGGTCGATGATGACAAACGCCGCACCACGCTTGCCTCTATTGGCCTGGACTACAAAACCGATCGCTCGCGTTCATCCCTGGATTTTGGCTATCAGAAGAAAACGTTCCATGGCGGCACCATGGGCATCAATATCAGCGGCGTTGATTTCATTCCTGACGTGCCGGGCAGCACCAAAAACTACAGCCAGAAATGGGGCTACAGCGATATCGAAAACGAATTCGGCATGGCAAAAACCGAGTTTGATTTGACCGATAGCTGGACGACCTACGCGGCATTAGGCGCACAACACGCTCACGAAACCGGCACTTATAGCGCCCCTAAACTGCTCAATGAAAACGGCGATGCTACCGTCGGCCGTCTGGATACCAATCGTATTATTGACGCCTTCAGCGGGATGGCGGGGATGCGCGGTGATTTCGATACCGGCGCGATTTCTCATAAAGTGAACGTGGGCTATTCCGCGCAAATCAAACGCGACGCTACCGCGTGGCGCATGTCTGCCAAAAATCCAACCACGAATATTTATGATAATCATGCCGTGCCAGAACCGACGAATGCGTACTTTGGCGGCGACTATTTTGACCCGCTGACCACGGCGCGTAACCGCACGCAGGGCTGGCTGCTGAGTGACACGTTTGGCTTCCTGGATGACAGCGTGCTGTTTACCGCCGCCGCCCGTCATCAAAAAGTGGTGGTGCGTAACTACAGCAACAAAACTGGCCTCGAAGACACTTCCGCGCGGTATACGCAAAGCCGCTGGATGCCAACCTTCGGGCTGGTGTACAAGCCGTGGAATGAAATCTCTCTCTATGCGAACCATACCGAAGCCTTGCAGCCGGGAAGCAATGCGCCAAAAGGGGCGGCCAACTACGGGCAAAGCACCGGCATCGCGCACTCTAAGCAAGATGAAGCCGGGGTGAAAATTGATTACGAGCGTGTTGGCGGTTCGCTTGCGCTTTTCGAGATCAAAAAACCTTCTGCCGTTCTGAATGCCAGTAATTATTACGCGCTTGATGGCGAGCAGCGCAACCGGGGAGTGGAGCTGAACGTGTTTGGCGAGCCAATGCTGGGCTTGCGCTTAAACGGTAGCACGATGTGGCTGGATCCGGAGCAGACCCACACCGCAGGCGGCAAAACTGACGGCAAAGACGCCATTGGTGTCTCCCGTTTCTACATGGTGGTGGGCGCGGAATACGACATCAAGCCGGTTGACGGACTGACGGCGACGGCGAAAGTGAACCACACCGGTTCGCAATATGCCGATGCGGCGAATACCAAAAAACTCGACAGTTACACCACGCTTGATCTCGGTGTTCGCTATCGGATGAACCTGAATGCCGATCGCAATGAAATGGTGGTGCGGGCGGGCGTTGATAACGTCACCAACGAGAAATACTGGTCTGGCGTAGAAGATTTAGGCACCTATATCTTCCAGGGCGAGCCGCGCACGCTGAAAGTGTCGATGACCTATGATTTCTGA